The sequence ACAGCACTGTTGTAGATGTTTTATAGAACTAGCATTTAGACTTTTATATTTGACTGTACCTATGTGTGTCCTGATGACATGCCAGTCAGCAGTTTCATTTATTATAGCAGCTGGAGGAGTCATAATATGGGTTGCTCATTCATATATGTGTATTCTTCTGCTATATGTTCTTGTTGTCCATTAGGATTTGAAGACAGAGGAAATGGCCTCCACCACCAGTGTACCAGAGCTCCAAAATCATTTGAAAATTGTAAGCACTTTGCTGTTGCTGCACAGCTGGAAAGGGtctcttttgtttgtatttttccatCAGCACTTAATcaacttttctttatttgtggttttgtttgacTCTCTactttgtgtgtatgcacatttGTTTCTGAGGGAGGGCATGTGCCTTTGTACAGTGTATATGACTTTCGCAGTGTCTGTGCTTTGGTGCCGTCCTCCTGGCATAaccttctgtctgtctttctctgttatgtgcttttcattcttttattcaATCCCCCGAGGCCTTGGAGAAGAACAAGCAGTGGCTGGAGTATGACCAGCAGAGAGAGGCCTATGTGAGGGCAATTCTGGCCAGAATGTTATGGCTGGAGAAGCAGCTGAATGAAGCCAATCAGGCCCACTCACAGCAGCACAATGAAGACCATTCAGATGGTGAGTCAGAGGGACAGTGGGCAGTAGGCACTCAGCAGTAGGGCAATGAGGGGCAACAGACTGTCACAACAAGGTTTTTAAGATATTGAGATTGCCCTGGAATTACCTGCAATGACAGAATAATGAGATGCATTTTCAGAatcctgtgttttattactgtatgtgtaaagCTGTATGTAACATTGTTCATGTGAATGTGCAGTTTTTCTTGACTCGTATTGTCTGCTTCTCACTACAGACAAGGAGCTAATCCAAGAGATGCAAGAGCACTATGAAAGACTGTTACAGAAAGCCAAAGATGAGCTGGAGGTACTCAGGGAGGAAGTTGACATGACCAACCAGAAACTGATAAAAACCCAAAACCGGTATGTctgataatataataataaggTCCTGTTCAATGTTGCTTAAAGTTAGGATGGTAGTCAGCAACATGACAGACTGGTTGACGTGTAGGGGCAAAGAACAGGAGAAGGAGTTGGAAGAgctcaaacagctgctgcagactgAAACAATGCACAGAAAATGTGCACCAAAACAACACCACTGccctgaggaagaacagcagCGACTGAAAGATGAGACCAAAGACCTCCAGTGCAGACTGGATCAGGCAAAACGAAAGTCGGCTAACTTTGAGCTGCAGGTATGTCTTTGTTGGACATTTCGTTCACTAGGTTTGGGTTAAAATTGTTAACTTTgtcaaacaaaggaaaaaggcAACTAAAATAAGCCCTTGTCAGGCAAATCTTTTTCAGAAGTTTATGTTAAATCGTCATCATGAAGACCAGGAAAAGATTGCAGAGCTGGAGCGACAGGTATTACAGGCACACTCACttccttcattcattcattgtagtGTTTTAATAAATCCTTATTGTTAATTGGAAATTGAAGGTACCCACTTTTAATGATGGCACAGGTAACTTACATGTAAGAGTAGGATTGACAACAGTGGGCATGCCGTACcttttttacttattttcttttattctaaaGGGAAGATATTAGTCCTCACATAAGCAAaggaaagtgtttttatttacttttttaaaaacctgcttacacctataaaatattttattgcaaTGGCACCCTTTTTAATTTTAGATCAAGATTTCTGCACAAGACCTTGAGGATAAGAGGCAGGATTGTTCATATTTAACAAAGCAAATGGTCAGAGTCCTGAAGACGCTGCAAAAAACTAAAGCCCATGTGACAAAAGAGTCAGAGGTTGGCATGAATAGAGCAAAGGACTAGATTTGTAATTAGTAATAGTGCTGGAACTTTAAGCTGCATTAATAGATTTTTTATTGGACACTTCAGGACAGCACCAtaagctgaaaataaaacactggcatATAATTACCTTATAAATGTCTTTTAGTAACATGCTTATTTACATATCCTGATGATTGATGCttctaaatgctccactatgttcacttACTAACTTCGTCTGTCAGCTGTTTGATACTAGTTTCTAGCGGGTTTGAAACGGTTAAGGAGAGGAAACTTGTTGGCCAGAAAACCGGAATAATGATTCAAGGCTCCTTATATAAAAAGACAACTGCAACGTCAATAATTGTCTGAATTTGTAAAGGTGATTCAGTCTTTTTGACCCtcctttgattaaaaaaaaaagtttattagtGCAGCTTGAAGTTTTGTTGgttgacagtgatgatgatgttaaGCAGACATAATCAGCCAAAGCCTCATTAACCATAACTGATAAATGACTCCATTGATACTGTATTAGAGAGACCATCAGGATTGCAACTCATGTGAAGAGGCACACCCACCCTCCCAGCTCTCCACACACAGCCTGACATCTTCCCCTAACAGCAGCTGGCTGAACGAAAGCATCCTGGAGTGTCCCGGCTGCCAGGCTGAGTATGCTGCCAGTCACTATAGAGAACTGATGAACCACCTAGATATCTGTCTCGTCTGAGCTGGGGCTGAAACCTCAGATCTCATCTCGTTAATTCTAGATCTCTTTAGTTCTGTATCTCATGTAAtatggattattttttcatccatACTGTTCAGTCAGAGGTacacattattttaataaagtgCAGTGTTCAGTGGTTGAAGGTGTTCTTAGCTTATGTTATCTCAACTGTTGGATGAATTATCATCAAAATTTGGCCAAATATCTGGACAGGTATTGAATGGAAGTTTGCTACAAATATTCAAGGTATTAATTGTTCTGACTTGGATAATGATTTGTTTATTgctttcccatcagcctcagatCTACAGTGAGACTATTGCTAGCCAGCAAATGATAGCATGTTAACAGGCTTGTTTAGCATGTAGCTTGTAGCATCATCACTGTGAGCATGCTGACACTGGTATTTAGCTCAAGGCACTGTTGTGTCTAAGCAGTCTAGCACAGCTGCTACCATGGCTGTCAACTCTTTGTCGTGTTcgtaaatatttttaaagaataaattTATTATTCTGGGTGACACTTTGTCTGACCATGCTGCTCTTCGGTCCTTCTGTTTTAAGCCTCACACTTTTCAAACCAGCTCAATACAACTTGtgtaaatgaattaatttgcCTTAGCTTATTGAGTCTGAAATTGCTAGTAccacacatgaaaaaaaatcacattcaaagaaaaaatgtgtgcatttttgtaAAACACATGACTGAAGGTAATTGTACCTTTTCCTAAAGATTTCACACCTATCCCTGCAGGGTTTCTATGAGGTGAAAAACCAATTTTTAGGGCAGCCTCTAATAAGTTACCCATTCACCACTCAGGAAGCAAATTGAATGCACAGATTAAACAAAGTAGCACCTAATTACAtgtgaacatttcatttttgatttagattattatttttcagcAGATGCATTGAATGAAGATGTTAATCCACAGTGCAGTCCAATCAACCACAGTCATAGACAAACTGTACTATGCTGTCAGTAAATGTAGATATATTCCAAAAGAGGTAATGAAGAGTATTCAAGTCTGTTTAATACTGTTGGAAAAGTGCAAATAATTGGCTATGAAAAATTtctttgctaaaaaaaaaaaaaaaacaatgacattgCAGCAGTATAGGGTAAAATCATGTTTATCTATACAAAAGCACAAAGAACATATTTGACTTCCCCTCAGGAGGCAGCTGGAGcaaacagcataaaaaaaaagctggtcACCGCCCTCATCCCTGCTTTTACTTAATGCCTTAATCAGCTTCAGTTCCCTATTGACTCATCTGGTAGGCACCACAGTGAAATCAGTTGGCATCTTGGATGTGAATACCTTTTCTGCCTTTATGGATCGTCGCACTGACTTACTTCACTTGGGAAACTTCACctatttttccttcttctctgaTCTGCACCGCTCTGATCATGTTGCCACCACTGTTGTCGAGACCCTGGTTATCTCCACTGTCTTCCTGGTCTCCGTGGCAGCAAATACAGGAGCTGCAGCCCTGGTAACCTGGGAACGTAAACTGCTGGGCAACAAGACCTTCCTGACCCTCAACTTGTTTGTGGCTGACTTGTTGTTCGTCAGCATGATCCCATTGATCGTAGCAGTGCGCTGGACTGTGTCCTGGACACTAGGGCATACAGCCTGTCACATTTTGCTCTATGTCATCTGTATGAGTGGCTGTGTCACCATCACTACCCTGGCCTCCATCAGTGTGGAGAGGGTCCAGGCTATCCTCCAGCTGCAGACTGCGCCCGCTCTAAACCCCAAGACTGTGACTGCCACGCTCCTGTTCATCTGGGTCTTTTCTGCAATTACCGCCTTACCCCTCAGTTTGTTCTTCACAGTGATAGAAGTGGATGTCCCTGAGCAGGTATGGAAAAATGGAAGGATGAAAGAAAAGCACCCTGCCTTTTCCCTGAAattaatgcatgtttttctgtatatttttggGGATTTCTACACAGGAACTTTTATACATCTGTACTCTCAAGTGGCCTGACACAACTGGAGAGATTGTGTGGAATGTAGCTTTTGCCACCTTGTCCTTTCTTCTCCCAGCACTCATAATTGTGGTCAGTTACAGCAAAATATTGCAGGTAGGTTTATTATAACTGGCAAAAGTGTCAGGGGATGCAAGACACATTTTCAAAGGATAAggctgttttttgtctttttcttacCTCTGGAAAGACCAAAAGTAATTTTGTCAGTACCTACGTGACTGCACCCTCAGACCATGCCCAATAATTTTTTCTCTAGATATAAATAGTTGAAGATCTGTCTCAAATATAGTaagacattttagaaaaaactgcagtaaatattGCAGTTGTTGGTACATTTTTAGCTATAGATTAATACACATATTGTGTTTCAGTGAGTATTTACAGTAGCTGAACTTTGAGTACTCACTCAAAATGCATAGTAAAGAAAGAGTCTTTCTCTATACAGCCAGTAtttgttgttcagtgttttgttttcatgtgacTTGATAAGAACAATGTAGAAAATCACCAACCTCACATCAGCCCATAGACCAATGACAGTCACTGATGACAGAAGTGCTTTCCTGTCT is a genomic window of Mastacembelus armatus chromosome 15, fMasArm1.2, whole genome shotgun sequence containing:
- the LOC113131873 gene encoding centrosomal protein of 55 kDa-like; the encoded protein is MAASKYKGFRKKKLNPDHGMVSGLRKQNAYLRKTLAELSHQHSEYYRLIERFLSLETIRLESSQPPPTKDEKTALPPEQMSNRGRNPLTEKITENMKTKRSIASYAREIEEIKNKLVVVSARCQYLENKLAREKDLKTEEMASTTSVPELQNHLKIALEKNKQWLEYDQQREAYVRAILARMLWLEKQLNEANQAHSQQHNEDHSDDKELIQEMQEHYERLLQKAKDELEVLREEVDMTNQKLIKTQNRGKEQEKELEELKQLLQTETMHRKCAPKQHHCPEEEQQRLKDETKDLQCRLDQAKRKSANFELQANLFQKFMLNRHHEDQEKIAELERQRDHQDCNSCEEAHPPSQLSTHSLTSSPNSSWLNESILECPGCQAEYAASHYRELMNHLDICLV
- the LOC113132012 gene encoding free fatty acid receptor 4-like translates to MDRRTDLLHLGNFTYFSFFSDLHRSDHVATTVVETLVISTVFLVSVAANTGAAALVTWERKLLGNKTFLTLNLFVADLLFVSMIPLIVAVRWTVSWTLGHTACHILLYVICMSGCVTITTLASISVERVQAILQLQTAPALNPKTVTATLLFIWVFSAITALPLSLFFTVIEVDVPEQELLYICTLKWPDTTGEIVWNVAFATLSFLLPALIIVVSYSKILQIAKTCRRRLQNRAGQPPSGDAVDYQVSRQDMKLLRTLLVLVLSFLIMWSPIFIITFLILARNFLGHLYVSSTMFFWVVTFTLANSALNPILYSVCLVKNCWPKLCCASAVVPLRKDQGVHP